One stretch of Akkermansia sp. RCC_12PD DNA includes these proteins:
- a CDS encoding phospho-sugar mutase — protein sequence MNTLDESLTNAVKEGRLLESSLTNIRLLLAGTRSPVARQAVEELAAAGQWQELNDRFYKTLAFGTGGLRGRTIGNVVTTAEEGKGGVNGRPEYPCVGTACMNYFNVGRAMRGLIIYVKKHVEATEPGRKPRLVIGHDTRHFSRDFAEFCAGIGTDLGCDVYLFDSPRATPEISFAIRELNADSGVVLTASHNPSHDNGFKAYFSDGAQLVPPHDKAVITEVNALTSEEYEPLPENRRGELHVLDSSFDRIYMDRLKSVLLRPELFAKGGAKIVYSNLHGTGGHIIVPLLKELGCNVQTVAAQDVQDGRFPTVASPNPENPPALAMAIEQADASGADIVIATDPDADRMGVAVRGEDGKMHLLTGNQIGSLLAWYRCMSMSELGIINDSNRSRAVMVKTFVTTGLQDAIGHHFGYEVVNVLTGFKYIAQKLGKYEEAIPAEKRRDYRRMSEEQTRALRLQYSRYFVFGGEESYGYLAQDFVRDKDANSAAIIFAELAAYAESAGKSLLELLHELFEKFGVYLEMGKSLVMEGADGAAKIAALSASYSANPPAELDGVAVSGIRDFSKGDMVDVEGDPIPAEKMIFVDLADGRSFAVRPSGTEPKIKYYLFGHGKPGEPVKEALPKVQASLDSLWAAVEKDARTRSDS from the coding sequence ATGAATACATTGGACGAATCTCTGACGAACGCCGTGAAAGAGGGTAGGCTTTTGGAATCTTCCCTGACCAACATCCGCCTTCTTCTGGCGGGAACGAGGTCTCCCGTGGCGCGCCAGGCCGTGGAGGAGTTGGCCGCCGCCGGACAATGGCAGGAACTGAATGACCGTTTTTACAAAACCCTGGCTTTCGGCACGGGGGGGCTCCGCGGCCGCACCATCGGTAATGTGGTCACGACTGCGGAAGAGGGGAAGGGCGGCGTGAACGGCCGTCCGGAATATCCCTGTGTGGGAACGGCCTGCATGAACTACTTCAACGTGGGGCGTGCGATGCGCGGCCTGATCATCTATGTGAAAAAACACGTGGAGGCTACGGAGCCGGGAAGAAAGCCCCGGCTGGTCATCGGGCACGATACGCGCCATTTCTCCCGTGACTTTGCCGAATTCTGCGCCGGAATCGGCACGGACCTGGGCTGTGACGTTTATCTGTTCGACAGCCCCCGCGCCACGCCGGAAATCTCCTTTGCCATCCGTGAACTGAATGCGGACTCCGGCGTCGTGCTGACCGCCAGTCACAACCCCTCCCACGACAACGGCTTCAAGGCCTATTTCAGCGACGGCGCCCAGCTTGTCCCCCCGCATGACAAGGCGGTGATTACGGAAGTGAACGCCCTGACCTCGGAAGAATACGAACCCCTGCCGGAAAACCGGAGGGGAGAACTCCACGTGCTGGACTCCTCCTTTGACCGCATTTACATGGACAGGCTGAAATCCGTGCTTCTGCGCCCGGAACTCTTCGCCAAAGGAGGCGCCAAAATCGTTTACTCCAACCTGCACGGCACGGGCGGCCACATCATCGTTCCGCTGCTGAAGGAATTGGGCTGCAATGTGCAGACCGTGGCGGCGCAGGACGTACAGGACGGACGTTTCCCGACCGTGGCTTCCCCGAACCCGGAAAATCCGCCGGCACTGGCCATGGCCATTGAACAGGCGGACGCTTCCGGAGCGGACATCGTCATCGCTACGGACCCGGATGCGGACCGCATGGGCGTGGCCGTGCGTGGGGAAGACGGAAAAATGCACCTTCTGACGGGCAACCAGATCGGCTCCCTGCTGGCGTGGTACCGCTGCATGAGCATGTCGGAACTCGGCATCATCAATGACTCCAATCGTTCCCGCGCCGTCATGGTGAAAACATTCGTCACCACCGGGCTGCAGGACGCCATCGGCCACCACTTCGGGTATGAAGTGGTCAACGTACTCACGGGGTTCAAATACATTGCCCAGAAGCTTGGGAAATACGAGGAAGCCATCCCGGCGGAAAAACGCAGGGACTACCGCAGGATGAGCGAGGAGCAGACGCGGGCCCTGCGTCTGCAATACAGCCGCTACTTCGTTTTCGGCGGGGAGGAAAGCTACGGTTACCTGGCCCAGGACTTTGTGCGCGACAAGGATGCCAACTCCGCCGCCATCATCTTTGCGGAACTGGCCGCTTATGCGGAAAGCGCCGGAAAGAGCCTGCTGGAACTCCTGCATGAGCTCTTTGAAAAATTCGGCGTCTATCTGGAAATGGGCAAATCCCTGGTCATGGAAGGTGCGGACGGTGCCGCCAAAATTGCGGCCCTCTCCGCATCCTACTCCGCCAATCCTCCCGCGGAACTGGACGGCGTTGCCGTCAGCGGCATCCGTGACTTTTCCAAGGGGGACATGGTGGACGTGGAAGGCGATCCCATCCCTGCGGAAAAGATGATCTTTGTGGACCTGGCGGACGGCCGCAGCTTTGCGGTACGCCCTTCCGGCACGGAACCCAAGATCAAATACTACCTCTTCGGCCACGGGAAGCCGGGTGAGCCCGTGAAGGAGGCGCTGCCCAAGGTCCAGGCCTCTCTGGACTCCCTGTGGGCGGCCGTGGAAAAGGATGCCCGCACCCGTTCCGACAGCTAA
- a CDS encoding ABC transporter ATP-binding protein — protein sequence MREQSTQGQEPAAQNIVHLWREYLRPYKLTLAGAVLGGVIAALSSGFGIPAILQSVFSVIFDGEPLPVYAERLMLLFVRPEELPWLTVWAAAALLPLVVVVRGLSSFVNVYLLSKIGLGVLETIRLKVYRKFQDLSLSFHDRCQRGDLLSRLMQDTQFLQGALVQIANDLIIQPLTLLGALGFLVYKASVSQQFLILLANMLLVGACVIPIRYIGKKMLVRARTVQASQGDLSSTLQENFSSQRDIRAFELEQQQTNLFKNRIRRYIQASISVVRWQSLLTPLIEFVSAVAMAATLFVANMNGMSMGDFASLATAMYLCYEPVKRLGAVHNKAETLKAGLERINEVLHAADDVPEPKTPKSPEEWKGEVEFNNVCFSYQEDAPVMRNIDVRIPAGQVVALVGPSGAGKTTFINLLCRFYDVLSGSVKVDGVDVREMSKRDLLSHIALVSQYPVLFRGSVADNIRIGRPEASDKEVEQAGRMSAVDSFVNETGEGYGRLIGEMGEGLSGGQRQRVSLARAFLKDAPILVLDEATASLDMKSEELIQKEIEKLASGRTTFIIAHRFSTIRMADRILVLEGGRIAADGTHEELMEKSPLYRDLYTKQQMIAEEEGGSSC from the coding sequence ATGAGGGAACAGTCAACACAGGGGCAGGAACCCGCTGCGCAGAACATCGTGCATTTATGGCGCGAATACCTTCGCCCTTACAAGTTAACCCTGGCGGGAGCTGTGCTCGGGGGCGTTATCGCCGCCCTTTCCAGCGGCTTCGGCATTCCGGCGATCCTGCAGTCGGTATTCTCCGTGATCTTTGACGGAGAACCGCTCCCCGTCTATGCGGAACGCCTCATGCTGCTGTTCGTGCGGCCTGAGGAACTGCCCTGGCTGACCGTCTGGGCGGCGGCGGCCCTGCTGCCCCTTGTCGTGGTGGTCCGCGGCCTGTCTTCTTTCGTCAATGTCTATTTGCTGTCCAAAATAGGGCTGGGCGTGCTGGAAACCATCCGGCTCAAGGTGTACAGGAAATTTCAGGACCTTTCCCTTTCCTTCCACGACCGCTGCCAGCGGGGGGACCTGCTGAGCCGTCTGATGCAGGATACCCAGTTTCTCCAGGGCGCCCTGGTTCAGATTGCCAATGATCTGATCATCCAGCCCCTCACCCTGTTGGGTGCTCTGGGATTTCTGGTTTACAAGGCGTCCGTCAGCCAGCAGTTCCTGATTCTGCTGGCCAACATGCTCCTGGTGGGGGCCTGTGTGATCCCCATCCGCTATATCGGCAAAAAGATGCTTGTCCGCGCACGCACGGTGCAGGCCAGTCAGGGGGATCTTTCCTCCACGCTCCAGGAAAATTTTTCTTCCCAGCGGGACATCCGCGCCTTTGAACTGGAGCAGCAGCAGACCAACCTCTTTAAAAACAGGATACGCCGTTACATCCAGGCTTCCATCAGCGTGGTCCGATGGCAGAGCCTGCTGACGCCCCTGATTGAATTCGTCAGCGCCGTTGCCATGGCCGCCACCCTCTTTGTCGCCAACATGAACGGGATGAGCATGGGGGACTTCGCCTCCCTGGCTACGGCCATGTACCTTTGCTATGAGCCGGTCAAAAGGCTGGGAGCGGTCCACAACAAGGCGGAGACCCTCAAAGCCGGGCTGGAGCGCATTAATGAAGTGCTGCATGCCGCGGACGACGTTCCCGAACCGAAAACCCCGAAAAGTCCGGAAGAATGGAAGGGGGAAGTCGAATTCAACAATGTCTGTTTCAGTTATCAGGAAGATGCCCCTGTCATGCGGAATATTGACGTCCGCATTCCGGCGGGGCAGGTGGTTGCCCTTGTCGGTCCCAGCGGGGCGGGAAAAACGACTTTCATCAACTTGCTGTGCCGTTTTTACGACGTGCTCTCCGGTAGCGTGAAGGTGGACGGAGTGGACGTGCGGGAAATGAGCAAAAGGGACTTGCTGTCCCACATTGCGCTGGTGTCCCAGTATCCCGTCCTGTTCCGCGGGTCCGTGGCGGACAACATCCGCATAGGCCGCCCGGAGGCTTCGGACAAAGAAGTGGAACAGGCAGGGAGGATGTCCGCCGTGGACAGTTTTGTGAATGAGACTGGGGAAGGCTACGGCCGCCTGATCGGCGAGATGGGGGAAGGGCTCTCCGGCGGCCAGCGTCAGCGCGTGTCCCTGGCCAGGGCATTTCTGAAAGACGCTCCCATTCTGGTGCTGGATGAAGCCACGGCATCCCTGGACATGAAGAGCGAGGAACTGATCCAGAAGGAAATCGAGAAGCTGGCTTCAGGAAGGACCACCTTCATCATTGCTCACCGATTCAGCACCATCCGCATGGCGGACCGCATTCTGGTTCTGGAAGGGGGGCGCATTGCCGCGGACGGCACGCATGAGGAACTCATGGAAAAATCCCCCCTGTACCGGGATCTTTACACCAAGCAGCAAATGATTGCGGAAGAGGAAGGAGGCTCGTCATGTTAA
- a CDS encoding ABC transporter ATP-binding protein, protein MLRQFFEYARYLKPVVKLFIAALAAGALAAAASGFGFPVMIAKVFPVVFDNTQIPPEIHDIIARTVAPEHMHVAVLVAVCSLLPLIFAIRGIGTFFNVYWISIVSMKVLEEIRLDAFSRLQTLPLSFIDRQKRGDLISRLLNDAAGVQSGLVVAANDIIKQPLTLLAALGFLVYQVFVNPHTAIVLLNLGLIALAVWPIRFFGRRIMKKAKLAQEELGNITAAAQENLAAQREIRSYGMQEQQVGLFLGLIQRFFQINLRTVKYRHFLVPVLEIVTALGLGILLVKGNEMGMTKAEFTALAAALFMCYDPLKRLGVTLTNLKSAYASLERINYILKEPDTMPEPSDPVPLGRAAGRLDYDHVSFSYDGARHVLNGIDIHIRPGEVVGLVGPSGAGKTTFASLLPRFYDVSSGAVLVDGVDVRAATLHDVRKNIAFVSQHPVLFHGTIMENIRLGRQDATDEEVIAAARSASADEFIMGMPEGYQTVLGDGGSGLSGGQRQRVAIARAFLKDAPILILDEATASLDAESEAQIQHELDRLVEGRTALIVAHRFSSIRVATRILVFEDGRIVGDGTHEQLYASCPLYRELYDRQSL, encoded by the coding sequence ATGTTAAGGCAGTTTTTCGAGTACGCGCGGTATTTGAAGCCGGTGGTGAAGCTGTTCATCGCCGCACTGGCCGCCGGAGCCCTTGCCGCCGCCGCCAGCGGCTTCGGCTTCCCCGTGATGATTGCCAAGGTATTCCCCGTGGTATTCGACAATACGCAAATTCCGCCGGAAATACATGACATCATTGCCCGGACGGTAGCTCCGGAACACATGCACGTCGCCGTGCTTGTCGCGGTGTGTTCCCTGCTTCCGCTGATATTTGCCATCAGGGGAATAGGCACCTTTTTCAACGTGTACTGGATCAGCATCGTCAGCATGAAGGTGCTGGAGGAAATCCGGCTGGACGCCTTTTCCAGGCTGCAAACCCTTCCCCTGTCGTTCATCGACCGCCAGAAGCGCGGAGACCTTATCAGCCGCCTGCTGAATGACGCCGCCGGCGTGCAGAGCGGCCTGGTTGTGGCGGCCAATGACATCATCAAGCAGCCCCTTACGCTGCTGGCCGCGCTGGGATTTCTCGTTTACCAGGTCTTCGTCAATCCGCATACGGCCATCGTGCTGCTGAATCTCGGGCTGATTGCCCTGGCGGTGTGGCCCATCCGCTTTTTCGGCCGCCGCATCATGAAGAAAGCCAAGCTGGCGCAGGAGGAACTGGGGAACATCACCGCCGCCGCGCAGGAAAACCTGGCGGCGCAGCGTGAAATCCGCTCCTACGGCATGCAGGAACAGCAGGTGGGATTATTCCTGGGGCTGATCCAGCGGTTCTTTCAAATTAACCTCAGGACGGTAAAATACAGGCATTTCCTGGTGCCGGTCCTGGAAATCGTAACGGCTCTGGGCCTGGGCATCCTGCTGGTGAAGGGAAATGAAATGGGCATGACCAAAGCCGAATTTACGGCCCTGGCCGCGGCTCTGTTCATGTGCTATGACCCGCTCAAGCGCCTGGGCGTCACCCTCACCAACCTGAAAAGCGCGTATGCCTCCCTGGAGCGCATCAACTACATTCTGAAAGAGCCCGACACCATGCCGGAGCCGTCCGACCCCGTTCCGCTGGGGCGTGCGGCGGGCAGGCTGGACTACGATCATGTTTCCTTCTCCTACGACGGAGCCCGCCATGTGCTGAACGGCATTGATATCCACATCCGCCCCGGTGAGGTGGTGGGGCTCGTGGGGCCCAGCGGAGCGGGGAAAACCACCTTCGCCAGCCTTCTGCCCAGGTTTTACGACGTCAGTTCCGGCGCCGTGCTTGTGGACGGCGTGGACGTGAGGGCCGCAACCCTGCACGACGTGCGCAAAAACATCGCCTTCGTCTCCCAGCATCCCGTGCTGTTCCACGGCACCATCATGGAGAATATCCGGCTGGGGCGCCAGGACGCCACGGATGAGGAAGTCATCGCCGCCGCCCGTTCCGCTTCCGCGGACGAGTTCATCATGGGCATGCCGGAGGGCTACCAGACCGTGCTTGGCGACGGCGGAAGCGGCCTGTCCGGAGGCCAGCGCCAGCGCGTGGCGATTGCCCGCGCGTTTTTGAAAGACGCCCCGATCCTGATTCTTGACGAAGCCACCGCCTCCCTTGACGCGGAAAGCGAGGCCCAGATCCAGCATGAACTGGACCGGCTGGTGGAAGGCAGAACGGCGCTGATCGTAGCCCACCGCTTCAGCTCCATCCGGGTGGCGACGCGCATTCTGGTGTTTGAGGATGGCCGCATCGTCGGGGACGGCACCCATGAGCAATTATATGCCTCCTGCCCCCTGTACCGGGAACTGTACGACCGCCAGTCCCTGTAA
- the ftsA gene encoding cell division protein FtsA translates to MAKTKIHVGLEIGTSKTCMVVGEVKPDATVTIIGVGEVPSEGVVRGEIEDTSKVIQCVYDAWNMAQDHADVDIMTVYLSVTGAHIVGQNNRGTFRLPPDESIISQEHMDEVTEIARDVALGPEQFVLHRVPGLFSVDGQENLTNPAGLTGRTLDIDCHIIHGIKSRITNSFRCVREVPLDIADVVFAPIATAQFVLNRQVKQAGALLIDMGAGTTDYVLYLDGQLVASGCVPLGGDHISNDITLMTGIPLPQAELLKKTEGDANSFSGKTNEMVRVRGEGGMKDAAVERNVLNEIIRSRLLEIFNLVKSSLPKDTFKGNRCHGVYLCGGASLMRGVGELASHVFGVAISRPTLSKNGAPSYLDDPRYCTAIGLIRYAQILDAELPPQRSWLGRLFGLFSKERS, encoded by the coding sequence ATGGCTAAGACAAAAATTCACGTAGGGCTTGAAATAGGTACGAGCAAAACCTGCATGGTCGTGGGCGAAGTGAAGCCGGACGCGACCGTGACGATCATCGGCGTGGGTGAAGTTCCTAGCGAGGGGGTGGTGCGCGGAGAAATAGAAGACACCTCCAAGGTCATCCAGTGCGTTTACGACGCCTGGAACATGGCCCAGGACCATGCGGATGTGGACATCATGACCGTTTACCTCTCCGTGACGGGGGCCCACATCGTGGGACAGAACAACCGCGGCACCTTCCGCCTGCCTCCGGATGAAAGCATCATTTCCCAGGAGCACATGGACGAGGTGACGGAAATCGCCCGCGACGTAGCCCTGGGACCGGAACAATTCGTCCTGCACCGCGTGCCGGGCCTCTTCTCCGTGGACGGGCAGGAAAACCTGACCAATCCCGCCGGACTGACCGGCAGGACGCTGGACATTGACTGCCACATCATTCACGGCATCAAATCCCGCATCACCAACTCCTTCCGCTGCGTCAGAGAAGTGCCTCTGGACATTGCGGACGTGGTCTTTGCGCCCATCGCTACGGCCCAGTTCGTGCTCAACAGGCAGGTGAAGCAGGCGGGTGCGCTCCTGATAGACATGGGGGCGGGCACCACGGACTATGTGCTGTATCTGGACGGCCAGCTCGTGGCCTCCGGCTGCGTGCCGCTGGGCGGGGACCATATCTCCAACGACATCACCCTGATGACCGGCATTCCCCTTCCGCAGGCGGAACTGCTGAAAAAGACGGAGGGTGACGCCAACAGCTTCTCCGGAAAAACCAATGAAATGGTGCGCGTGCGCGGGGAAGGCGGCATGAAGGACGCCGCGGTTGAACGCAACGTGCTCAATGAAATCATACGTTCCCGCCTGCTGGAAATCTTCAATCTGGTCAAATCCTCCCTGCCCAAGGACACCTTCAAGGGCAACCGCTGCCACGGAGTCTATCTGTGCGGAGGCGCCAGCCTGATGCGCGGCGTGGGCGAACTCGCCTCCCACGTATTCGGCGTGGCGATCAGCCGCCCAACGCTGTCCAAAAACGGAGCCCCCTCCTACCTGGACGACCCGCGGTATTGCACGGCCATCGGCCTGATCCGCTACGCCCAGATTCTGGACGCGGAGCTGCCGCCGCAGCGGAGCTGGCTGGGCCGCCTCTTCGGCCTCTTCTCCAAGGAACGCTCCTGA
- a CDS encoding DUF6056 family protein, with protein MPSPRASRLWFWAIILASLLYVALLSWWSPFTSDTYHHALTGMEHRFSFTLVWERCVDSYMTWNPRIGEYLAFAVATAGKWLFILLNPLVQVGLALMMFYLAAGRRVNPRSWPGVRLFGLGLLLLFTCTARPGVTIYWLSGATNYSWAAALWLGFLCLYRGLAETENQAPSGWRRWAAVLVLGFLAGMTNENNIPGTWLLLGILFLFVRVVRRKKLPLWFYGGLAAHVAGSCCMLFAPGVSARMNSAAPGCAVPLSGIPDRLESVPVLLARMHEYLALPLLLGLAAAWILWKHSGRDRKAFLPWRTEMGTAAACIVTAYAMALSFCAAVIPADHAMFSATVLFGTGVMALIHVWYGLPGAVPRPRIFIVFFLVFSSACVASTLYDHLLMYRQHRERVNMILKQKKAGIRDLSVPPFSRPSPWCSFIFWVDLSESPEDYVNRGAASYYGIRSIRTK; from the coding sequence ATGCCTTCTCCCCGCGCGTCCAGGTTGTGGTTTTGGGCGATAATTCTCGCCTCCCTCCTGTATGTGGCTCTGCTCAGTTGGTGGAGTCCGTTCACGTCCGATACGTACCACCATGCCCTCACGGGCATGGAACACCGTTTTTCCTTCACTCTGGTCTGGGAACGCTGTGTGGATTCCTACATGACCTGGAATCCCAGGATAGGGGAATATCTGGCATTTGCGGTGGCGACGGCCGGCAAATGGCTCTTTATCCTGCTCAATCCCCTGGTGCAGGTCGGTCTGGCGCTGATGATGTTCTACCTGGCTGCCGGGCGGAGGGTGAACCCCCGCTCCTGGCCGGGCGTGCGGCTGTTCGGACTGGGCCTGCTCCTGCTGTTCACCTGTACGGCCCGTCCCGGCGTCACCATTTACTGGCTCTCCGGGGCAACCAACTATTCCTGGGCCGCCGCCCTGTGGCTGGGATTCCTGTGCCTGTACCGCGGTCTGGCGGAAACGGAAAACCAAGCGCCGTCCGGCTGGCGCAGGTGGGCGGCCGTGCTGGTTCTGGGATTCCTGGCGGGCATGACTAATGAAAACAACATCCCCGGGACGTGGCTCCTGCTGGGAATCTTGTTCCTCTTCGTCCGCGTGGTCCGGAGGAAAAAACTGCCGCTGTGGTTTTATGGAGGCCTTGCGGCGCACGTGGCGGGTTCGTGCTGCATGCTGTTCGCCCCCGGAGTCTCGGCCCGGATGAACTCCGCCGCGCCCGGCTGCGCCGTGCCTCTCTCCGGCATTCCGGACAGGCTGGAATCCGTTCCCGTCCTGCTTGCCAGAATGCATGAATACCTGGCGCTTCCCCTCTTGCTGGGCCTGGCTGCGGCCTGGATACTGTGGAAACATTCCGGCAGGGACCGGAAGGCGTTTCTTCCGTGGAGAACGGAAATGGGAACGGCAGCGGCCTGTATAGTGACGGCATATGCCATGGCGCTCTCCTTCTGTGCCGCCGTGATTCCGGCGGACCATGCCATGTTCTCTGCAACCGTGTTGTTCGGTACGGGCGTCATGGCACTGATCCATGTCTGGTACGGCCTTCCCGGCGCTGTTCCCCGTCCGCGGATATTCATTGTCTTCTTTCTGGTCTTCTCCAGCGCATGCGTTGCCTCCACGCTGTACGACCACCTGCTGATGTACCGCCAGCACCGGGAACGCGTCAACATGATTCTGAAACAAAAAAAAGCCGGAATCCGGGACCTTTCCGTTCCGCCTTTCTCCCGTCCGTCGCCCTGGTGTTCC
- a CDS encoding peptidoglycan endopeptidase: MTFAVQKPLCLVSALFAGLILSSCSSSQQQVEAPARLPAYSFVPGKTAVLHNGKAIPPRNAPVQVKRAIAAANSLVNKPYRMGGGHRKHYDTHYDCSGSTSFVLKEAGLLTSTRHSKLFLNYGQKGSGDWISVYAKNGHVFLVICGLRFDTSGSGRRGEGPRWRVDGRNTRNFLVRHPTGL, encoded by the coding sequence ATGACATTTGCGGTTCAAAAACCCCTCTGCCTGGTTTCCGCTCTGTTTGCCGGGCTTATACTCTCCTCCTGCTCCTCTTCCCAACAACAAGTTGAAGCTCCTGCGCGCCTTCCCGCCTACAGCTTCGTTCCCGGGAAGACGGCCGTTCTCCACAACGGAAAAGCTATTCCCCCCAGGAATGCCCCCGTCCAGGTGAAACGGGCCATCGCAGCAGCCAACTCTCTAGTCAATAAACCCTACCGGATGGGGGGCGGCCACAGGAAGCACTATGATACTCATTACGACTGTTCCGGCAGCACCTCTTTTGTCTTGAAAGAAGCCGGCCTCCTGACTTCCACCCGCCATTCCAAGCTGTTCCTTAATTACGGGCAGAAAGGGTCCGGGGACTGGATCTCCGTTTATGCCAAGAACGGGCACGTTTTTCTGGTCATCTGCGGCCTCCGGTTTGACACTTCCGGCAGCGGCAGGCGCGGCGAAGGCCCGCGCTGGAGGGTGGACGGCCGGAACACCAGGAACTTCCTGGTGCGCCATCCTACGGGACTTTAA